One Bombus huntii isolate Logan2020A chromosome 12, iyBomHunt1.1, whole genome shotgun sequence DNA segment encodes these proteins:
- the LOC126871808 gene encoding protein rolling stone-like isoform X1, which produces MPPECEEIEDHGVPEKISCIDGRIKEHLRIPAPATLCGRRTMVNKLWCQEAARKWFYKKDQSLHSRLLSEPKCQKHVATWYLLYRWLIFMVWACIVVCSIFEFGSYKPMVVYDKWPIYLTNWDLILGVSQALLGGFLVLRRWKLQKVSDFDPSALMLGLIDRVYWFLYVVTTSIAFGVTITYWCSIFDPRIHYLDPLNIMLHICNSILMIIDFCITSIPFRLRNFWWCLIIVFLYTMFSLIYYFAGGVDKNGYHYIYKILDWKKPVQASLICVGEGIFITILHSLMCFLEKVKDRLYLKIDKKLGRPYAETHMSSVEKHADIV; this is translated from the exons ATGCCTCCCGAGTGCGAGGAAATAGAGGACCATGGCGTGCCGGAGAAGATTTCCTGCATCGACGGGAGGATCAAGGAACATCTGCGGATCCCGGCACCCGCAACGCTATGCG GTCGTCGAACAATGGTAAATAAACTCTGGTGCCAAGAAGCAGCAAGGAAGTGGTTCTACAAAAAGGATCAGTCACTACATTCACGGCTCTTGTCCGAACCAAAATGTCAGAAACATGTAGCCACCTGGTACCTACTTTATCGTTGGTTAATCTTTATGGTCTGGGCTTGTATAGTCGTGTGTTCGATTTTCGAATTCGGTAGCTACAAACCTATGGTAGTATATGATAAGTGGCCAATTTATTTGACAAACTGGGATTTAATATTGGGTGTCAGTCAAGCTTTGCTTGGCGGTTTTCTCGTATTGAGAAGATGGAAACTGCAAAAAGTATCAGACTTTGATCCTTCCGCGTTGATGCTGGGATTGATAGACAGAGTTTATTGGTTCCTTTATGTCGTAACTACTAGTATCGCGTTTGGAGTTACGATTACCTATTGGTGCAGCATATTCGATCCCAGGATTCACTATTTGGACCCTTTAAACATTATGCTACACATATGTAACAGTATTTTAATGATAATTGATTTTTGTATTACAAGCATTCCGTTTAGGTTAAGGAACTTCTGGTGGTGTTTAATCATAGTGTTTTTATACACCATGTTTTCactaatatattattttgctGGAGGAGTAGACAAGAATGGttatcattatatttataaaatcctCGATTGGAAAAAACCTGTTCAAGCTTCATTGATATGCGTAGGCGAAGGTATATTCATAACCATATTGCATTCCTTAATGTGTTTCCTAGAGAAAGTGAAGGATCGATTGTATCTGAAGATCGATAAGAAATTAGGAAGACCGTATGCGGAAACACACATGTCTAGTGTAGAGAAACATGCCGACATTGTCTGA
- the LOC126871808 gene encoding protein rolling stone-like isoform X2, giving the protein MVLTLFSSLVVPKRFLFSLLQCSSCRRTMVNKLWCQEAARKWFYKKDQSLHSRLLSEPKCQKHVATWYLLYRWLIFMVWACIVVCSIFEFGSYKPMVVYDKWPIYLTNWDLILGVSQALLGGFLVLRRWKLQKVSDFDPSALMLGLIDRVYWFLYVVTTSIAFGVTITYWCSIFDPRIHYLDPLNIMLHICNSILMIIDFCITSIPFRLRNFWWCLIIVFLYTMFSLIYYFAGGVDKNGYHYIYKILDWKKPVQASLICVGEGIFITILHSLMCFLEKVKDRLYLKIDKKLGRPYAETHMSSVEKHADIV; this is encoded by the exons ATGGTATTAACACTATTCAGCAGTTTGGTAGTCCCAaaacgatttcttttttcacttcTACAATGTTCATCAT GTCGTCGAACAATGGTAAATAAACTCTGGTGCCAAGAAGCAGCAAGGAAGTGGTTCTACAAAAAGGATCAGTCACTACATTCACGGCTCTTGTCCGAACCAAAATGTCAGAAACATGTAGCCACCTGGTACCTACTTTATCGTTGGTTAATCTTTATGGTCTGGGCTTGTATAGTCGTGTGTTCGATTTTCGAATTCGGTAGCTACAAACCTATGGTAGTATATGATAAGTGGCCAATTTATTTGACAAACTGGGATTTAATATTGGGTGTCAGTCAAGCTTTGCTTGGCGGTTTTCTCGTATTGAGAAGATGGAAACTGCAAAAAGTATCAGACTTTGATCCTTCCGCGTTGATGCTGGGATTGATAGACAGAGTTTATTGGTTCCTTTATGTCGTAACTACTAGTATCGCGTTTGGAGTTACGATTACCTATTGGTGCAGCATATTCGATCCCAGGATTCACTATTTGGACCCTTTAAACATTATGCTACACATATGTAACAGTATTTTAATGATAATTGATTTTTGTATTACAAGCATTCCGTTTAGGTTAAGGAACTTCTGGTGGTGTTTAATCATAGTGTTTTTATACACCATGTTTTCactaatatattattttgctGGAGGAGTAGACAAGAATGGttatcattatatttataaaatcctCGATTGGAAAAAACCTGTTCAAGCTTCATTGATATGCGTAGGCGAAGGTATATTCATAACCATATTGCATTCCTTAATGTGTTTCCTAGAGAAAGTGAAGGATCGATTGTATCTGAAGATCGATAAGAAATTAGGAAGACCGTATGCGGAAACACACATGTCTAGTGTAGAGAAACATGCCGACATTGTCTGA